The window AGTTGAGTATAAAAAGAAAAGAGATATTATGATTGAGAGTATGGAGAAATATTTCCCAGAAGAGGTGAAATTTACAAGACCTGAAGGTGGTCTTTTTATTTGGGTAACATGTCCAAAAGTAATAAACACTGAAGAATTATTTTATGAAGCAATTGAGGAAAAAATAGCTTATGTTATTGGTGTTTCCTTTTATGCACATAGAGATATACATAACTGTATGAGAATTAATTTTTCTCTTCCAACACATGAGCAAATTGAAGAGGGAATAAAAAGATTAGGTAATTTACTTAAAAGAAAGTTAAACAAATAAGTTTTAATTTAATCCTAAAGGAGGGAGAGCCTTTGCCCTCCTTTTTATTATCATAAAATTTCATAAATATTATCTTATAATTTATTTATGATTAAAAAAGTTTTATTGATGAACCCACTAGTTGGTAAATTTCAAAGAGGAGAAGAGAGATGTCAAGCAGATGTTGAAGGTGGTAGCGCTATTTCTTTAAGACCCCCAAATAATCTATTGTATCTTGCTTCTATATTAAGAAGATATAATAAGGAAGTTATTGTTCGTGATTATCCTGTTGAAAGAGATAGAAATTTTGAGAAAGATATAAGAGATTTTTACCCTGATATGGTAATAATGAGTATAACAACAGGAACTATTGAAAAAGATTTAGAATTTTTTAAATATCTAAAAGAACAAAATAGAAACATAGTGACAATTGCTGAGGGTGCACATTTTATTACAGCACCTGTCTCTTCTTTTAATAAGGAAATTTATAAATATTTAGATTTTGCTTTTTATGGTGAGAGTGAATATGTTTTGAAAAATTTTTTAGAAAATTATGAAAATAATAAATATCTTGAGAATGTAAAAGGCTTAATTTATAAAAAAAACGGAGTATGGATAAAGAATGAGCCACCTCCTTTCATAGAAGATCTTGATTCCCTTCCTTTTCCTGCAAGAGATTTAATAAGAAATGAACTTTATAAAAACCCAGATACAGATAAACCAATTGCAACTATTCAAACATCTAGAGGTTGTCCTGGTAGTTGTATATATTGTCTCGCACCAATAGTATCTGGGAAGGTTGTAAGAAAAAGAAGCCCAAAAAATATTGTTGATGAAATTGAAGAATGTGTTAATAAATATAAAATTGATAATTTCTTTTTAAGGGCCGATACTTTTACAATTGATAGAGATTGGGTTATTGAAATTTCTAAGGAGATTATTAAAAGAAATTTAAAAATAAAATGGGTTGCAAATTCAAGAACAAAACCAATCGATAGAGATATGTTACTTTGGATGAAAAAATCAGGGTGTTATCTAATTGCTTTTGGTCTTGAATCTGGAAGCGAAAAAAGTTTAAAACTTATGAAAAAGGGAGTAACTGTTAAGGATAATTTAAATGCTGTTAAACTTGCTAAAGAGTTAGGGTTTAAAGTTTATTCATTTTTTATAATTGGTTTTCCTTGGGAAACAGAAGAAGATATTTTAGAAACAATTAATTTTTCTCTAAAAATTCCGTCTGATTTTGTTGAATTTCATATTGCAACACCTTATTATGGAACTGAATTATATGAAATTATGAAAAATGAAAATTTAATAAAAGAAGAGATAGAGGGTCATAATTATTTTTCAAATCCCATAGGTGGAACTAAATATATTTCAAGAGAAAAAATACTAACCTTAAGAAAAAAAGCACTTATCAAATTTTATTTAAGACCTAATTATATTTTCACAACTTTGATAAAACAAAATCCAAGAACTTTAAAAAATTATATTAATTATGGGTTTAAATTAATTAAAAATTCATTGATTTAAATTAATGCTTGGTAATTTTATATTCTTTTCTTTTGCAAACTTTATTGCTTCTTCATAACCCGCATCAGCATGTCTTACAACTCCAATTCCTGGATCACATTTTAAAACAAGTTTTAATTTTTTGTCTGAAAGATTGGTTCCATCTGCAACAATAACCATTCCTGCATGAATTGAATAACCTATACCAACTCCTCCACCATGATGAATTGCAACCCATGTTGCTCCAGATACTGCGTTTAATAGACCATTTAATATTGGCCAATCAGCAATTGCATCAGAACCATCTTTCATTCCTTCAGTTTCTCTGTTTGGTGATGCAACTGAACCAGTGTCAAGATGATCTCTTCCTATAACAATAGGAGCAGAAATTTTTCCTTTTCTTACAAGATCGTTTATTATTAAACCAAACCTATCTCTTTCCCCGTATCCAAGCCAACAGATTCTAGCTGGGAGTCCTTGAAATTTTACTTTTTCTCTTGCCATTTTAATCCATCTTACTAAATGTTCATCATAACTAAACTCTTTAATAACAACTTCATCTGTTACATAAATATCATTTGGATCCCCAGATAGAGCAACCCATCTGAATGGTCCTTTACCAATAAAAAATAATGGTCTTATATATGCTTGAATAAAACCTGGAAATGAATATGCTTCTTTATAACCTGCCTTTGAGGCTTGACCTCTAATATTATTTCCATAATCAAATACAACAGAACCTCTTTTTTGAAATTCAACCATTGCATTTACATGTTCAACAATAGATTCATAAGATAATTTGATATATTCTTCTGGTTTTTCTTTTCTTAATTTAAGTGCTTCTCCATAATCTATTTGATAAGGAACATATCCATTAAGTTCATCATGTGCAGATGTTTGATCAGTTACAACATCTGGAATTATTTCTCTTTTTAAAAGTTCTTTATAAAGAGTCACAGCATTTGTTAAAACACCAATTGATCTAGGAACCCCTTTTTCTTTTGCATCTTCCATTAGTTTTATTGCCTCATCAATTGTATTAACAAAATATTCAAGGTATCCAGTTTTTATTCTTCTTTCAATTCTATTTTTATCAACTTCTGCAATTATGCAAATACCTTCATTCATTGTAATTGCTAGAGGTTGTGCACCTCCCATACCACCAAGACCTGCAGAAAGAATAAATTTACCTTTAAGACTTCCTTTGAAATGTTTTTTTGCAACTTGTGCAAATGTTTCATAAGTTCCTTGAAGAATTCCCTGAGTTCCAATATAAATCCAACTTCCTGCTGTCATTTGACCATACATTGTTAATCCCATTGCTTCAAGTTTTCTAAATTCATCCCATGTAGCCCATTTTGGTACAATCATTGCATTTGATATTAACACTCTTGGAGCAAATTCATGTGTTTTAAAAACTCCTACAGGTTTGCCAGATTGAATTAAAAGAGTTTCATCATTTTCAAGGTTTTTTAGGGCTTTAACAATATTCCAAAATGCTTCCCAATTTCTTGCTGCTTTTCCTGTTCCTCCATAAACTATTAATTCTTCAGGCTTTTCAGCCACTTCTGGATCAAGATTGTTCATAAGCATTCTTAATGCTGCCTCTTGTCCCCACCCTTTTGTATTTAATTCTTTTCCTCTAGGTGCTCTTATCTCTCTATATTCAAACATAAATCTTCCCTCCTTTTATAAAAAGGAAACCAATTCTTTCGAGGCATTTTTTATAGACAATCTAATAAGGCCCAAATTTATGTCTTTTCTTGTCAAAAGGGCAAGGAATACTTCCTCTACTCTTTTAATAAATAAATTTCCATTGTCTGCTTCAAGCATTGCTATCTCAAGATCTCCGAGATTTGTTGTTGAAAGAATTGATCTTGAATTTCTAAAAATAGAGGCACATAAACCAGATATTGCTTCTGGATCTATATTTGTTTCAACTAAACTATTTATAAGTAAACCATCAGCTTCAACTATCATAACTCCAATAACTCCTGGTATTGATTTTAATCTTCTTAAAATTTCTTCCATTTTACCTCCTTCATATTATTAATAAATCTTTCCAAAATTTATAGAAAATTCAATTAAATCTAAACCATCTATTCTTCCATCCATTGTAAAATCATAAAAATCTATGTAATCATTATCACCAAAACGCGACCCAAATGACTTTGAAAATTCAATTAAATCAACTCCATCCACTCTACCATCTTCATTTAAATCATATTTTATATAATTTCTTTTTAAAATAACAATTCTTTCTGATTCCATTAAATCATAAAAATTTTTATCATCAATAACTAACCCTCTTAAAATTATTTTTGTTTCACCAAAATTTTTGCCAAAAAATAGTAAAGTAAAAAGTTCATTATCAATTATTTTATCAATTTTAAACATTAATTTTCCCTCATCAATAATAGAGTAGTTAAATGTATTTTTACTTTCAATTTTAAAAAGTTTTATTAAATCCTTATCAAATTCAATTAATCCTTTAAGATTAAAAATTGATTGTGTTACTTTAAAACTAATTTTAAAAATCTCATTTTCTTTTAAAACTGCACTATTTGATTTTATAATTTTATTTTCTGATTTTAAACTTATCTCAGGTGGTCCAAAAATGTTAAAAACATATATGTTTGCAAAACTTTCTTCTACTTGGGCTTTGCTAATAAATTTTTCAAAATATAATTCTTTTGCCTTTGAAAGTGAAAAAGAAACTGAATTTCCATCTTTTAAATAGTCAGAAAATGTGTACATTAAACTTTGAAGCCAACCACCATTAAATCCATTCCATCCTATTCCATAATATGCAGTATCTGTTGCAGCGATTACTGACACAGAATAATCTTTTATAAAATAATAAGCAAGAGAGTTTTCTATTCCTCTCATATTATCACATGAACCCATAAAAACAATTGATGGATAATTTTTGTTAAATGAATTTATAGAATCTATATCTACAAATTTTATTTCTCTCCCCTCATTTTCTTCATATATTCCGTTTTTATTTGAATCTTCGAGCCAAATTTTTCTAAAAGTTGAAGTTATATAACCATGTCCTTGCCACAAAATTAATCCTGGTTTAAACTCGTTTTGGTATATAATAAAATTTTCGTAATTAAGCGGTATATTAGATGATTCAGATTTTTTAACTCCTTCTCTTTCAGAGAGTAAAATTGAGGAAAAATCTTTTTTATTGTATGTCTCTTCAAAAATTATTTTAAGAGATTGAGCACCATCTGTAAATGGAAATATTGTTGTTTCAAAATTCCAAATTGCACCACCTAAAAGGATACTTTTTTTATTTTCTAGAGTTTCAAAAAAAAGAGTTCTTTCAAGAACATTTTTAACAAAATTTTTATCATTTGAGGGCACTCTTCCAACTAAAATTTCTGAATAAAAATCAATTTTATCTTCAAATGGTTCACCTTGTTTTCCATCTTTATCTAAATCAATATCACTTGTAAGTTCTCCATAAAAAAAGTCAGTTAAAACAAATCTATTTTTATAAGGATAAACTCTAAAATATGGTATATCGCTACTTCCTCCAATAAGTAAAAGGTATTTAATATTTAGTTTTCTATAATTATCTTTTAAATAATTTCTTATATTATTTCTTATATCTCCAACTGAAAATTCTTCAAGAGGTTTAAATATAACATTATAACCTTCATCACTTCTTTTTTTAATAAAAAAATTTAATGTTTCTTTTAGTTCATTTTTGCCAATAATTAGATATGTTTCTTGTTGATATTCCTTTTTATTTGTGAGTGGATAATAAACACCTCTAAATTTTATTTTTAAATCAAAATTTTTTATAATTCTAAATACATTTGTATAATTATCAAAAATAAATGGATAATATTTAAATAATAAAAATTTATCTTTTCCTTTTTTAAAATTTCCATAAAAAATTATATTATCAGAGGGAGAATAAAAGTCTTCTTTAATATTAATTGTTTCTCCTCCGAGTTTTATTTGAGGATTAAATTTAAAATCTCCTTCTAAAATATTTTTATATATAATTTTAAAATCAACAAATTCTAAAAAATCCTCATAAAAAATTTTTATATTTTTATAATAAAAACCTGTTAAATCCTTTTCAAAATCACCATTAATATCAACAATAATATTTTTATCTAAAATTATTTCAAAATTTTCATTAAAAGAATAAATTTTTTCATATTCTTTTGAGAGAATAATTTTTGGAAGAAATAAAAATAATAATAAAAAGAGAATAATTATAATAAATTTATTCTTTAACAAGTTTTAGAAATTCCTCCTCATTAATGATTTTTAAACCTAATGTCTTTGCCTTTTCTAATTTAGAACCTGGATCCTTACCAACAACAACATAATTAATATTCTTTGAAACAGAAGAGGCTACTTCTCCTCCCAATGATTTTACTAGATCTTCTGCTTCTTTTCTTGACATACTTTCAAGTGCGCCAGTAAAAATAAACTTTAAACCTTTTAGTTTTCCCTCTTTCTCTTCAATAATTTCGCTTGTTTTTACTCCCGCAATTTTAAGTTTTTGAATTAATTCTATATTTTTTTCTTCTTTAAAGAAAGAATATAAACTTTGAGCAATTTCTGGTCCTATTCCCTCAATTTCCATATAATCTTCTGGTTTTAAATTAAAGAAATCTTCAATATTTTTAAATTTTTTAGTTAATAACTGTGCCACATGTTTTCCAACATGAAAGATTCCTAAGCCATATAGAAGTCTTGATAAAGGTCTATCTTTTGATGCATCAATATTTCTCAAAATTTTGTTTGCCAGAGTTGGTCCCATTCTTTCGAGTTTAATTAAATCATCATATTTTAAATAATATAAATCTGCGATATCTTTTACTAAACCTTTATCAACAAGTTGATTTACAAGAGATTCGCCAATATTTTCAATATTCATTGCATCTCTTGAAACAAAATGAAGTATCCTTCCTTTAATTTGAGCAGGACAAGATGCGTTTGTGCATCTATAATCTACTTCTCCTGAAAATCTAATCACATCTCCTCCACAAATTGGACATTCTTTTGGAAATTCAAAATCAATCTCATTACCAGTTCTTTTATCTTTTAAAACTCTTACAACTTCAGGTATAACAGAACCTGCTTTTCTAACAATAACATGATCTTTAATTTTTACGCCTAACCTTTTAATTTCATCTTCATTGTGAAGAGTAGCACGAGATACAGTAGAACCTGAAACAAAAACTGGTTTAAGTATTGCGACAGGAGTTAATTTGCCAGTTCTTCCTACTTGAACTACAATATCTTCAATTATTGTCTCTTTTTCTTCTGCAGGAAATTTATAAGCAATTGCCCATCTTGGAGCATGAGTTGTTGCACCAAGAACTTCATGTAAATTTAATTTATTGACTTTTATCACTGTTCCATCCATATCAAATGGATAATCGTCTCTTTTTTTCTCATACCAAATACATTTTTCAATTACTTTTCCTATTCCTTTACAAACCTCATAATCAGGTGGAATTATAAATTTTTTTTCTTTTAAATATTTTAAAATTTCATCTTGTGTATCAAATTTAATTCCCTCTGATCTTGCAATATAATATGCAAAAAATTGAAGTTTTCTCTCTTTAGTTATTTTTGGGTCTAACTGTCTAACAGAACCAGATGCAGCATTTCTTGGATTTGCAAATAATGGCTCACCTCTTTTTTCTCTTTCTAAATTTAATTCTTCAAAATCTTTTTTAAACATAACAACTTCTCCTCTAATCTCTAAAAGTTTTGGTGGATTTTCTATGTAAATTGGAATCGTTTTTATAGTAAGCAAGTTCTGAGTAACATCCTCTCCTTCTAATCCATTTCCTCTTGTTGCTCCATATTTTAATTCACCATTTTCATATAAAAGTGTTATACTTAATCCATCAAATTTTGGTTCAACTGTATATTCAATTTCTATGTCACCAATAATTCTTTTGATTCTTTTTTCAAAATTTATTAAATCTTCCTCATTAAATGCATTATCTAATGATAACATAGGTATTTCATGTTTTATTGTTTTAAATTCTTTAAGAGGAGGAGCACCAACTCTCATTGTTGGGGATGTCTCTGATTTGAATTCAGGATATTTCTCCTCAAGTTCAACTAATTCTTTAAATAATTTATCGTATTCTTCGTCTGAAATTTCTGGAGAATCAAGAACATAATAGCGATAGTTATGATATTCTATTAATTTTCTTAGATCTTCTATTCTTTTTTTAATCATCTCCTTGTTTTCCATAGGTTTTTACCCCTCCTTTTTTTTGATAATCAATTTAACTTTTTCTGGATTTATTTTTAAAATATTAACATTTTCTTTTGTTGAGATAACTTCAACTTTTAATTCATAAATTCCATCTTCTAAATTTAAAACAGAAATCGAGGCAACAAAATCTGATGGAGTTAAATCTTTTATAATTGATTCAAAGCCATAAATTTCAATTTTAATAATTTGTGGATCCATAATATATTCAAAATTGTCATTTTTATTTAATAAGTCTATTTTAATATTATTAATAGTTTTTGAAACTTTTCTTTCAACTATAATTTGAATTGTAATTAAATTTTCTTCTTTTAACTCTAAATCTTCTGGAACAACAACCTTTGTTGTAAATATTTTAGATTCTTTTAAATTTGTTATATTTATATCTTCTGTTGTTAATGATTCAATTTTATTTAAAACTTCCACTTTGCCAAGAATAGTCATAATTGATGGTTTAATTGAGACTCTTACTATTCCATAATCCCCAGAAATTTCACCAACAAATTTTGGTACAATTGGTACAACTTTTGATGATAAAATTGTTTTTACTTTAATATTTACTTTTAAAATTGAGGGATTTATTGATAAATTTGGAATTTCATTACCAAGACCATCTTTTATTTTTGGAATAATTGTTAATGTTACATCTGAGTTTATTGTTGATAAATCTATAGTGACAGATACATCTCTTATGTTGTCAATTTTTTTTGAAGGACCAGTTATTTTTATTGTTTTTGGTGAAACTTCTGGTTCATCTATTATAAGCCCAGGTTTTAACGTTCCAATAAAATCAACTCTTATATTTTTTTCAATTGTAATTACTCTATCAAGATAAATATTTACTCTAGAAGGATATATTTCTGCTATTTTAAAAAATGAAGGTATCTCAACATTTATAGGTAAATTATGGGCGCCCTCTGAAAGATTAGAAAGATCAACATATGCAATAATATTATTTTCTCTTAAGGTTGAAATTCTCTGTTTTGATCCAACAATTTTTATTTCAACTTTTTCAAAACCTTCAAGAATCGTTAAATCTTGAGGCATATTTCTGTATGTTAATTGTACAAGAAAAACCCTTTCGCTTTCTGGCCCCTCTCCTAAACTAACATACAACCAGAATCCAAATGCAAGCAGAAATGATATTAAAAAAATTGTTATTTTATTTCTGTCCAACCTTTACCCTCCCTGATTTTTCTTTCTTTAATAAAAGTATTAGCATACCTCTTAATTCAAGTACAGATAAATAACGAGTTATTTTTCCCTCAATTGCTATTGATATAATTCCTGTTTCCTCTGATACAATAATTGTAATAGCATCTGTTACCTCAGTTATTCCAACCCCTGCTCTATGTCTTGTTCCAAGTTCTTTTTCCAAAGCCTCATTTTCTGAAAGTGGAAGAAGGCATCGTGCTGCAATAATTTTGTCTTCTTCTATAACAACCGCTCCATCATGTAGTGGTGAATTTGGGTAAAAAATTGTTGAGATTAATTCAGATGTTACATCTGAATTAATTGGTATTCCTGTTTCTATTACTTCATTAAGATTATCTCTTCTTTTTATTACAATTAGAGCACCAATTTTGTTAAGTGATAAATATTTTACTGATTTAACAATCTCATCTATTATTTTGATTGGATTTACTTCTGTACCAGTGAAAAATTCAAATGATTCACCAAAAATTTTTCTTCTACCTAGAGAACCCATAAATTTTCTTATCTCTGGTTGAAATAAAACAACAATCATAACAGGTAAAAGACTTCCAATCGATAGAATTCCTCTTAAAACATAATTTAAAGCGATTAGACCTAACATGCTTGAAATTCTTGATGCTATTAAAACAAAGATAAAAAATATAACTAAACCTTGTATAAGTTGCCAAACCCTTGTTTTTTGGAGTGCCGAAATAATAAAATATAAAATTATTGTAATAATTAAAATATCAAGTAAACTTATTAAATAATTCCAAAAATTGAAACCTTTAAAAAACTCTATCAAATAGTTTAACATCCTTAATTAATTCTAAATCTTTTTGATTTTTATTTCAACTTTAATTATAATGATAGCATGAAGCTTGTTTTATTTGATTTAGATAAAACACTTCTTGATATTAATTTTGATGAATTTTTGAAATCATATTTTACTCTTCTAATACCTAAACTTGCAAAAATTATTAAAGATAAAGATCCATTAAAAATTCTTAAAATTTCAGTTGACTATATGATTAATGAAAAAAATGGAGAATTAAATGTTGATAAATTTTACAAAAAATTTATTGAGTTGTCTCAAGTTGAACAAAAAATATTAAAAGAAACTTTTTTAGATTTTTATTTAAAAGAGTTTCCAAAGCTTAAAATTTTTGGAAAACCAAGAGATGGAGGAAGAGAAGTTGTTTTAAAATTAATGGAAAAAAATTTCAAGGTTATAATTGCAACTAATTCAATATTTCCAGAAATCGCAATAATGGAGAGAATTAAATGGGCAAATTTGATTGATATTAATTTTCCCCTTATAACAACAATGGAAAATATGCATTATGCAAAACCAAATATAGAATATTATATTGAAATACTTGAAAAATTAAACGCAGATTCTAAAGATGCAATTATGATTGGTGATGATTTTGAAATGGATATAATTCCAGCACAAAAAATTGGAATTAAAACTATACATTTTGGAGTAGAAGTTAAAGATATTAGAGAAATTTTAAACTTAATAACCAACAATTAATCTGTCACCTAAAAATTGTGGTAAATTATTCTTTAAAATTTTGTCTCTTGTAATTTCAAATGGGTAAATTACTCTTTTAATTTTAACTTTGTTTTCATTTTTATAATAGATTAGATAAGAAGATAATGGATTAAAATCTCTTGGTTGTCCAACACTGCCAGGATTTATTATATAAAATCTATCTGGAAGAATTGTAAATTCACCTCCATTTGGAAATGGATAAAATTTTTTTTCATTTAAATCAAAAACTCCAGCTCTATGAGTATGACCAATAAATAAAATATTCCTTTTCATATACTTTTTTTCAAAAATTGCCTCATCTATATTTGTTATATATTTAAAAAAATCTGATAAAGATCCATGAACAATTTCAAATGTATCAAATTTAAGAAAGTAGGGAAGATTTTTTAAAAATATTTTATCCTTCTCATCTAATATGTTTCTTTGCCATTTTAGCGCTTCTATAGCATATGAATTAAAATCAAAAGTTACCATTTCATCAACAAGTCCCTCATCATGATTGCCTCTTATAATAAACTCAGCCTTATCTTTTATTAATTCAATTGCTTCATGAGGATTTGGTCCATAACCAACTATATCACCTAAACAGATTATGTTTTTTATATTTTCTTTTTCTATATCATCCAAGACAGCATGAAGTGCTTCAATATTTGCATGAATATCTGAAATTATTGCTATTCTATCATTTGACATAAGAATTTTTCTATCTCCTTTCCATTATTATTTAGTTTAATAGAAATGAAATCTTTTCCTCCTCCTTTTATATTAAAATTTTCTTTAAGTTTATTCAAAATATAATGATAATTCAAATTTTGACATTCATTTAGAAATATAACTCCAACATCTTTATTGTAAAGAAAGACAAAATTTGAACCATTTTTTAAAAGTTCCTTTCCAATATAAACAAAATCTTCTTGATTTAAAAAATCAATATTTTCTAAAATTTTTTTTGAATTATTTGATTTTAAATAGAGTTTTATAAACTCCTCTTTTATTAATTTTAATTTTTTATAATTTTCTTCTCTTTCGTCTTTTAAATTTCTTAAAAAAATATCAATCTCTTCTATTCCAATATTATTTTCTTTAGATATTTTTTTTAAAATATAATCTTTTTTTAAATAATCTGAATATGCCCTATAACCGCTTTTAAAGTAGATTCTTAATAAATTACCTTTTATTTTTTCTGTTTTTGTTAATTTAAAAATCAAGATATCTTTTGTGTTATCTACATGAGTACCACCACACATTGTAATATCAAAATTTTCAATTTCAACTATTCTTATTTTTTCTTTAATCTCTTCTTCTTTTCTTAAATTTAGTTTTCTTGCCTCACTTTCATCTATAAAATATTTTTTAACTAACCTCCCTTCCTCTATTACTTTCATAATATTTAATTCAATTTTCTCAATATCTTCATCTTTAAAATCAATGTAAGGTATATCAATTGTTGAATATTCTTCTCCCATGTGAAAACTTAAAGTTTCTAAATTAAAGAGATTTAGGATAACCCTTGATAAAATATGTTGTGCAGTGTGTTCTCTAGAAATTTCTACTCTTCTATTTTTATCTATTTCACAGATTACTTCATCTTTTTCTGGAAAATCAGATAAAAAATGAAATATTTTGCCATTTATCTCTTTAACATAAAGTATATCTTTTCCTTCAATTTTTCCTCTATCTCCAAGTTGACCACCTTTACCATCTGGATAAAAATATGTATTATCTAAAATTACAAATTTTTTATTTTCAATCTCTCCTTTTTCTAAAACTTTAGCAATAAAGTTTAATTTATACATATTATAAACCTTTGGTGCGGAAGGAGGGATTTGAACCCTCATGGGATAACCCACTGGAACCTGAATCCAGCGCGTCTGCCATTCCGCCACTTCCGCAATTCAACTAAAAATTATAGTTCAAAAACTTCTTCTTTTACAACTTTTTTTTCACCAAAAATATTAACAAACTCCTCTACATTTTCGGTGTGCACTGGAATTATGTATTTTGGATTTATTTCATTTATCATCCATATAATATCATTGAAATGAGCATGTCCTGAAGAGTGATAATCACCTGTAAAAACAGGTTCATCATCTATTAGTTGAATTCCATAAACTTTTAAATTAAAATATTTTAACCAATTAAAAAGTCTCTTTATATCAAATTCTTGTTCTTCAGTGTAAGCTTCACTTGAGGAATAAATATAAATTCCATCATTTAAATTTAAATCAATTAAATTTGCAAAATCATAAAAACTATAGCATAATATAAAATCACCAAAATTTGCATTTATAGTTTTTGGAGTTATAATTTTATCTTTATATTTTTCTTTTATCATTTTCATATAATTTCTATCTTCACTTTTTTTCTCATGAATAATTTTTATTTTTTCTTCATCAATTATATTCTCTTCATCTTTTAATAAATCAAGAAGATAAGCATCTTTATAAGTAATTAATAAATATCTATCTGTCTCTTTTGCAATTTTTAAGAAAGTCTCTAATCTTTCTATATTTCTAGGTCCAAAATCAGCTATAACTAACTTTTTTTTATTATCATTTATAATTTTAATCGCTCCATTATAAACATCTTCTTCTTTTCTATTTACCTCTTCATATTTCTCCTTATCTTTTTTTATTCTTGTTCCTT of the Caldisericia bacterium genome contains:
- a CDS encoding B12-binding domain-containing radical SAM protein, whose amino-acid sequence is MIKKVLLMNPLVGKFQRGEERCQADVEGGSAISLRPPNNLLYLASILRRYNKEVIVRDYPVERDRNFEKDIRDFYPDMVIMSITTGTIEKDLEFFKYLKEQNRNIVTIAEGAHFITAPVSSFNKEIYKYLDFAFYGESEYVLKNFLENYENNKYLENVKGLIYKKNGVWIKNEPPPFIEDLDSLPFPARDLIRNELYKNPDTDKPIATIQTSRGCPGSCIYCLAPIVSGKVVRKRSPKNIVDEIEECVNKYKIDNFFLRADTFTIDRDWVIEISKEIIKRNLKIKWVANSRTKPIDRDMLLWMKKSGCYLIAFGLESGSEKSLKLMKKGVTVKDNLNAVKLAKELGFKVYSFFIIGFPWETEEDILETINFSLKIPSDFVEFHIATPYYGTELYEIMKNENLIKEEIEGHNYFSNPIGGTKYISREKILTLRKKALIKFYLRPNYIFTTLIKQNPRTLKNYINYGFKLIKNSLI
- the hutU gene encoding urocanate hydratase; amino-acid sequence: MFEYREIRAPRGKELNTKGWGQEAALRMLMNNLDPEVAEKPEELIVYGGTGKAARNWEAFWNIVKALKNLENDETLLIQSGKPVGVFKTHEFAPRVLISNAMIVPKWATWDEFRKLEAMGLTMYGQMTAGSWIYIGTQGILQGTYETFAQVAKKHFKGSLKGKFILSAGLGGMGGAQPLAITMNEGICIIAEVDKNRIERRIKTGYLEYFVNTIDEAIKLMEDAKEKGVPRSIGVLTNAVTLYKELLKREIIPDVVTDQTSAHDELNGYVPYQIDYGEALKLRKEKPEEYIKLSYESIVEHVNAMVEFQKRGSVVFDYGNNIRGQASKAGYKEAYSFPGFIQAYIRPLFFIGKGPFRWVALSGDPNDIYVTDEVVIKEFSYDEHLVRWIKMAREKVKFQGLPARICWLGYGERDRFGLIINDLVRKGKISAPIVIGRDHLDTGSVASPNRETEGMKDGSDAIADWPILNGLLNAVSGATWVAIHHGGGVGIGYSIHAGMVIVADGTNLSDKKLKLVLKCDPGIGVVRHADAGYEEAIKFAKEKNIKLPSINLNQ
- a CDS encoding roadblock/LC7 domain-containing protein; protein product: MEEILRRLKSIPGVIGVMIVEADGLLINSLVETNIDPEAISGLCASIFRNSRSILSTTNLGDLEIAMLEADNGNLFIKRVEEVFLALLTRKDINLGLIRLSIKNASKELVSFL
- a CDS encoding C25 family cysteine peptidase produces the protein MLKNKFIIIILFLLLFLFLPKIILSKEYEKIYSFNENFEIILDKNIIVDINGDFEKDLTGFYYKNIKIFYEDFLEFVDFKIIYKNILEGDFKFNPQIKLGGETINIKEDFYSPSDNIIFYGNFKKGKDKFLLFKYYPFIFDNYTNVFRIIKNFDLKIKFRGVYYPLTNKKEYQQETYLIIGKNELKETLNFFIKKRSDEGYNVIFKPLEEFSVGDIRNNIRNYLKDNYRKLNIKYLLLIGGSSDIPYFRVYPYKNRFVLTDFFYGELTSDIDLDKDGKQGEPFEDKIDFYSEILVGRVPSNDKNFVKNVLERTLFFETLENKKSILLGGAIWNFETTIFPFTDGAQSLKIIFEETYNKKDFSSILLSEREGVKKSESSNIPLNYENFIIYQNEFKPGLILWQGHGYITSTFRKIWLEDSNKNGIYEENEGREIKFVDIDSINSFNKNYPSIVFMGSCDNMRGIENSLAYYFIKDYSVSVIAATDTAYYGIGWNGFNGGWLQSLMYTFSDYLKDGNSVSFSLSKAKELYFEKFISKAQVEESFANIYVFNIFGPPEISLKSENKIIKSNSAVLKENEIFKISFKVTQSIFNLKGLIEFDKDLIKLFKIESKNTFNYSIIDEGKLMFKIDKIIDNELFTLLFFGKNFGETKIILRGLVIDDKNFYDLMESERIVILKRNYIKYDLNEDGRVDGVDLIEFSKSFGSRFGDNDYIDFYDFTMDGRIDGLDLIEFSINFGKIY